From one Lotus japonicus ecotype B-129 chromosome 3, LjGifu_v1.2 genomic stretch:
- the LOC130745150 gene encoding MACPF domain-containing protein CAD1-like, producing the protein MAEHVAALHTATNALQALGRGFDVNFDTRLLYCKGVSGSRLVEIDEEHPRDLCLYEDVVVPNVSRDIGSSPESNERQSSGVCSFQEMVEYFNRKANISGSYPLGSFNSAFSFTGSKYVDDVATKTLSSDGFFIPLAKLQLNKPRLLLQENVKRAIPVNWDPPSLASFIENFGTHVITSITIGGKDVIYVKQHNTSPLSRLEMKNYIRDIGNQRFSDINSHTSLGQTKSKDKGVDPFSFNSQGIYPQPTTATYPTGKEDVTVIFRRRGGDDLEQNHSIWINTVKSSPDIIEMTFCPITDLLDEVPGKEHLTHAIGLYLEYKPPIEELRYFLEFQIPRVWAPMHDRIPGQQRKEPVCPSLQFSIMGQKLYVSQEQITVGRRPVTGIRLCLEGSKHNRLSVHLQHLVSLPKILQPYWDSHVAIGAPKWQGPEEQDSRWFEPVKWKNFSHVSTAPVENPETFIADFSGVCVVTGAQLGVWDFGSRNVLYMKLLYSRLPGCTIRRSLWDHIPNKPLKTVSVGNTSNPDESSISSRENTTTGNKLVKYVDLSEMSKGPQDPPGHWLVTGGKLGVEKGKIVLRLKYSLLNY; encoded by the exons atggCGGAGCATGTAGCAGCCTTGCACACTGCTACTAATGCTTTGCAAGCGTTAGGAAGGGGGTTTGATGTGAACTTCGATACAAGATTGCTTTATTGCAAAGGAGTTTCAGGGTCTAGGTTAGTTGAGATTGATGAAGAACACCCGAGGGACTTGTGCTTGTACGAGGATGTGGTTGTTCCTAACGTGTCCAGAGATATTGGAAGCTCTCCGGAGTCCAATGAGCGTCAGAGTTCTGGGGTTTGCAGTTTCCAAGAG ATGGTTGAATATTTTAATCGTAAGGCAAATATATCAGGGAGCtatcctcttgggagctttaaCTCAGCATTTAGCTTCACTGGTTCAAAATATGTTGATGATGTAGCCACAAAAACCTTGTCTTCAGATGGGTTTTTCATTCCGCTTGCAAAGCTTCAGCTCAATAAACCCCGCTTACTGTTGCAAGAAAATGTCAAAAGGGCTATCCCAGTCAATTGGGATCCACCATCCTTGGCAAG CTTTATTGAAAATTTTGGGACACATGTCATTACTTCAATAACTATTGGTGGTAAAGATGTTATTTACGTCAAACAACACAATACTTCACCTTTGTCAAGGTTGGAGATGAAAAACTACATTCGGGATATTGGGAATCAGAGGTTTTCTGACATCAATAGCCATACAAGCTTAGGTCAAACAAAATCCAAGGATAAG GGTGTTGATCCGTTTTCATTCAATAGTCAAGGGATTTACCCTCAACCCACAACAGCAACATATCCTACTGGGAAAGAA GATGTCACAGTCATTTTtaggaggagaggaggagatgaTTTGGAACAAAACCACAGTATATGGATAAATACAGTCAAGTCCTCCCCAGATATAATTGAGATGACTTTCTGTCCAATAACAGATCTCCTAGATGAAGTACCTGGCAAAGAGCATTTGACTCATGCCATTGGTCTTTATCTTGAAT ATAAACCTCCAATTGAAGAACTTAGATATTTCCTAGAGTTTCAGATTCCTCGTGTTTGGGCTCCTATGCACGACAGGATACCTGGTCAGCAAAGGAAGGAACCTGTGTGCCCATCTTTGCAGTTTAGTATAATGGGCCAGAAACTTTACGTCAGTCAAGAACAG ATTACAGTTGGACGTAGGCCAGTAACTGGCATACGTCTTTGTCTAGAAGGAAGCAAGCATAATCGATTGAgtgttcatcttcaacacttgGTATCCCTTCCAAAAATCCTTCAGCCATATTGGGACAGCCATGTAGCTATTGGCGCTCCCAAGTGGCAGGGACCTGAGGAACAAGACAGTCGGTGGTTTGAGCCTGTTAAGTGGAAGAATTTTTCTCATGTGAGCACCGCACCTGTCGAGAACCCTGAAACGTTCATAGCAGACTTCTCCGGTGTCTGCGTAGTCACGGGAGCGCAGCTTGGAGTTTGGGATTTCGGATCACGGAATGTACTGTACATGAAGCTCTTGTACTCAAGGTTACCTGGCTGCACAATCCGAAGATCACTGTGGGATCACATCCCAAACAAGCCACTCAAAACGGTGAGTGTGGGGAACACTTCCAACCCAGATGAATCGAGCATTAGTTCTAGAGAAAACACCACCACAGGGAACAAATTGGTTAAGTATGTTGACTTGTCTGAAATGAGCAAAGGACCGCAAGATCCTCCTGGCCATTGGTTAGTAACTGGTGGAAAGCTTGGTGTTGAAAAAGGGAAGATTGTTTTGAGACTGAAATATTCATTGCTTAATTACTGA
- the LOC130748381 gene encoding uncharacterized protein LOC130748381 isoform X2: protein MDIEVLDIEDEKVLDIEGENNNGRATTKKSKHRKRKEYMHDDGHVETREKLAKRILLSLTRPSYVLELGPKPFRLEHRRRLCYLLQRLVRQHNWVEASGVLSAYLQGTLNDTSPFKNRFKFWVLLELLKHMESQSINPTRIKNIYDVWAKKNGSKKNCPLESRYAVNLEFMLFCLSQGNAGDAYQLALCLEQEKVDIDPVSKIMMGLTFYELWYSSIPKEFQWIDSDQFDLQENSHVDETSFSNEVGQSEWHDSVETHMADSQYQCDSDASVMNDRKISRDVGFNEDRGVFMEVDVNHNREKPDQNFHSQGFYLNSEEHEGMGDPFPNSGGHTQDTLYDLVKYLQLALNSKPSGSAALLPLIQLLLIGGQVDEALSTLEKQCYDSSSILPIRLRAVLLQRFDRNNSLLLHSCFEDILKKDPTCHDALAKLNKMHQNGDYALESLLEMAALHLDATEAEHSTWRVFSSCFYKLSLIEEDCMSICSVQNENGQGQHCSFNRTPKIFTEGVSGKSWRLRCRWWLTRHFSNSKLESDIENGDLQLLTCKAACASYMYGQEFSYVAKTYSHLEKENNKDLLVFLDEHKRCYFGFYQQYQKKTTYIR, encoded by the exons ATGGACATTGAGGTGTTAGACATAGAAGACGAGAAGGTGTTGGACATAGAAGGCGAGAACAACAATGGCCGTGCCACCACCAAGAAGTCGAAACACCGCAAGAGAAAGGAGTATATGCATGATGATGGTCACGTGGAAACTCGAGAGAAGCTTGCGAAGAGGATTCTCTTGTCGCTGACCAGGCCATCCTACGTTCTTGAACTTGGCCCCAAGCCTTTTAGGTTGGAGCACCGTAGGAGATTATGCTACCTGCTTCAGAGGCTTGTGAGGCAGCACAACTGGGTTGAAGCCAGCGGTGTTCTCAGTGCGTACTTGCAGGGAACCCTTAATGACACCTCTCCCTTCAAGAATCGTTTTAAGTTTTGG GTTTTATTGGAGCTTCTGAAGCATATGGAAAGCCAATCTATTAATCCAACGAGGATCAAGAATATCTATGATGTTTGGGCAAAGAAGAATGGATCAAAGAAGAATTGTCCATTAGAG AGCAGATATGCAGTTAATTTGGAGTTCATGTTATTCTGTCTTTCACAAGGCAATGCTGGGGATGCATATCAGCTTGCTCTGTG CCTCGAGCAAGAAAAAGTTGATATTGATCCCGTGTCAAAGATAATGATGGGCTTGACATTCTATGAGCTTTGGTATTCTTCTATCCCCAAAGAATTTCAGTGGATAGATTCTGACCAATTTGACTTACAAGAGAACTCACATGTGGATGAAACCTCATTCAGCAATGAAGTTGGACAGTCAGAGTGGCATGATTCAGTTGAAACCCACATGGCTGACTCTCAATATCAATGTGATTCAGATGCCTCTGTCATGAATGATAGGAAAATTTCTAGGGATGTTGGCTTCAATGAAGATAGGGGAGTTTTCATGGAGGTTGATGTTAACCATAATAGAGAAAAACCGGATCAGAACTTTCATTCGCAAGGTTTTTACTTGAATTCTGAAGAACATGAAGGAATGGGAGACCCTTTTCCAAACAGTGGAGGTCATACACAAGATACCTTGTATGATCTTG TAAAATATTTGCAACTAGCTCTCAACTCAAAGCCCTCCGGATCAGCAGCATTACTTCCATTAATACAG CTGCTGCTGATTGGAGGTCAAGTTGATGAGGCTCTAAGTACGCTTGAGAAACAATGCTATGATTCATCCTCTATACTCCCCATTAG ATTAAGGGCTGTTCTCTTGCAGCGTTTTGATCGAAACAACTCTCTCTTGCTTCATAGTTGTTTTGAGGATATATTAAAGAAGGATCCAACATGCCATGATGCTTTAGCAAAACTTAACAAGATGCACCAAAATG GAGACTATGCTCTTGAATCTCTTCTGGAAATGGCTGCTTTACATTTAGATGCTACCGAAGCAGAACACAGTACATGGAGGGTGTTCTCTTCATGTTTCTATAAACTGTCTCTCATTGAAGAAGACTGCATGTCTATATGCTCTGTTCAAAATGAAAATGGACAGGGGCAACATTGTTCCTTTAACAGAACCCCAAAAATATTTACAGAGGGTGTATCAGGAAAATCTTGGAGACTTCGCTGTAGGTGGTGGCTAACAAGACATTTCAGCAATAGCAAGCTTGAATCAGATATTGAAAATG GTGATTTGCAGTTACTCACATGCAAAGCAGCATGTGCATCCTATATGTATGGACAGGAGTTCAGCTATGTTGCCAAGACTTATTCACATTtagaaaaggaaaataataaGGACTTGCTCGTGTTCTTGGATGAGCATAAAAGATGTTATTTTGGATTTTATCAACAAtatcaaaagaaaacaacataTATAAGATAA
- the LOC130748381 gene encoding uncharacterized protein LOC130748381 isoform X1 has translation MDIEVLDIEDEKVLDIEGENNNGRATTKKSKHRKRKEYMHDDGHVETREKLAKRILLSLTRPSYVLELGPKPFRLEHRRRLCYLLQRLVRQHNWVEASGVLSAYLQGTLNDTSPFKNRFKFWVLLELLKHMESQSINPTRIKNIYDVWAKKNGSKKNCPLESRYAVNLEFMLFCLSQGNAGDAYQLALCLEQEKVDIDPVSKIMMGLTFYELWYSSIPKEFQWIDSDQFDLQENSHVDETSFSNEVGQSEWHDSVETHMADSQYQCDSDASVMNDRKISRDVGFNEDRGVFMEVDVNHNREKPDQNFHSQGFYLNSEEHEGMGDPFPNSGGHTQDTLYDLGGLDLWLLPLRFSNENSLEEFMYRQRNQLNDYYKNAVKYLQLALNSKPSGSAALLPLIQLLLIGGQVDEALSTLEKQCYDSSSILPIRLRAVLLQRFDRNNSLLLHSCFEDILKKDPTCHDALAKLNKMHQNGDYALESLLEMAALHLDATEAEHSTWRVFSSCFYKLSLIEEDCMSICSVQNENGQGQHCSFNRTPKIFTEGVSGKSWRLRCRWWLTRHFSNSKLESDIENGDLQLLTCKAACASYMYGQEFSYVAKTYSHLEKENNKDLLVFLDEHKRCYFGFYQQYQKKTTYIR, from the exons ATGGACATTGAGGTGTTAGACATAGAAGACGAGAAGGTGTTGGACATAGAAGGCGAGAACAACAATGGCCGTGCCACCACCAAGAAGTCGAAACACCGCAAGAGAAAGGAGTATATGCATGATGATGGTCACGTGGAAACTCGAGAGAAGCTTGCGAAGAGGATTCTCTTGTCGCTGACCAGGCCATCCTACGTTCTTGAACTTGGCCCCAAGCCTTTTAGGTTGGAGCACCGTAGGAGATTATGCTACCTGCTTCAGAGGCTTGTGAGGCAGCACAACTGGGTTGAAGCCAGCGGTGTTCTCAGTGCGTACTTGCAGGGAACCCTTAATGACACCTCTCCCTTCAAGAATCGTTTTAAGTTTTGG GTTTTATTGGAGCTTCTGAAGCATATGGAAAGCCAATCTATTAATCCAACGAGGATCAAGAATATCTATGATGTTTGGGCAAAGAAGAATGGATCAAAGAAGAATTGTCCATTAGAG AGCAGATATGCAGTTAATTTGGAGTTCATGTTATTCTGTCTTTCACAAGGCAATGCTGGGGATGCATATCAGCTTGCTCTGTG CCTCGAGCAAGAAAAAGTTGATATTGATCCCGTGTCAAAGATAATGATGGGCTTGACATTCTATGAGCTTTGGTATTCTTCTATCCCCAAAGAATTTCAGTGGATAGATTCTGACCAATTTGACTTACAAGAGAACTCACATGTGGATGAAACCTCATTCAGCAATGAAGTTGGACAGTCAGAGTGGCATGATTCAGTTGAAACCCACATGGCTGACTCTCAATATCAATGTGATTCAGATGCCTCTGTCATGAATGATAGGAAAATTTCTAGGGATGTTGGCTTCAATGAAGATAGGGGAGTTTTCATGGAGGTTGATGTTAACCATAATAGAGAAAAACCGGATCAGAACTTTCATTCGCAAGGTTTTTACTTGAATTCTGAAGAACATGAAGGAATGGGAGACCCTTTTCCAAACAGTGGAGGTCATACACAAGATACCTTGTATGATCTTG GGGGACTTGATTTGTGGTTATTGCCCTTGCGTTTTTCCAATGAGAACAGTTTAGAGGAGTTCATGTACAGGCAAAGAAATCAGCTTAATGACTATTATAAAAATGCAGTAAAATATTTGCAACTAGCTCTCAACTCAAAGCCCTCCGGATCAGCAGCATTACTTCCATTAATACAG CTGCTGCTGATTGGAGGTCAAGTTGATGAGGCTCTAAGTACGCTTGAGAAACAATGCTATGATTCATCCTCTATACTCCCCATTAG ATTAAGGGCTGTTCTCTTGCAGCGTTTTGATCGAAACAACTCTCTCTTGCTTCATAGTTGTTTTGAGGATATATTAAAGAAGGATCCAACATGCCATGATGCTTTAGCAAAACTTAACAAGATGCACCAAAATG GAGACTATGCTCTTGAATCTCTTCTGGAAATGGCTGCTTTACATTTAGATGCTACCGAAGCAGAACACAGTACATGGAGGGTGTTCTCTTCATGTTTCTATAAACTGTCTCTCATTGAAGAAGACTGCATGTCTATATGCTCTGTTCAAAATGAAAATGGACAGGGGCAACATTGTTCCTTTAACAGAACCCCAAAAATATTTACAGAGGGTGTATCAGGAAAATCTTGGAGACTTCGCTGTAGGTGGTGGCTAACAAGACATTTCAGCAATAGCAAGCTTGAATCAGATATTGAAAATG GTGATTTGCAGTTACTCACATGCAAAGCAGCATGTGCATCCTATATGTATGGACAGGAGTTCAGCTATGTTGCCAAGACTTATTCACATTtagaaaaggaaaataataaGGACTTGCTCGTGTTCTTGGATGAGCATAAAAGATGTTATTTTGGATTTTATCAACAAtatcaaaagaaaacaacataTATAAGATAA
- the LOC130742485 gene encoding protein DETOXIFICATION 53, translating into MCTGAAAESRGNINAEPVTSKVGEYHEDRMGTAEAGEIACNSGSGLLQRLHYHLTPLLPNLKISEVKEELQSLAKVACPVVMTGLMMYSRSAVTMLFLGRQGKVELAGGSLGLGFANITANSILKGLNMGMDPICCQAYGAKRWSVLSQTFYRTLCLLLLVTIPISLLWLNMEPILLMLGQDPQVTKVAQVYMIFSIPELLAQAHLNPLRTFLRTQGITTPVTITACCAAMLHLPINYFFATYLNLGVKGIALATGLNSINIILGLLLYLFFSKKPIKPWQGASFLSSAFHGWRPLLSLAIPSCLSVCLEWWWYEIMLFLCGTLSNPQTTVATMGILIQTLGFLYAFPFSLSAALTTRIGHSLGAGQPSRAQSTAILGFVIAFALSILALILLISLRKSWARLFTDEAQVVDMVATILPIMGLCEIFNWPQTASCGILSGTARPYLGARINLCAFYLIGLPVSVFATFIYKYELVGLWFGMLAAQFSCVCMMVYALIQTDWGQQTKRAVELAQKTTEQENVDDEESGLLDP; encoded by the exons ATGTGCACTGGTGCTGCGGCTGAATCTCGAGGAAATATAAATGCTGAGCCTGTGACTTCAAAGGTCGGAGAATACCATGAAGACAGAATGGGAACAGCAGAAGCTGGCGAAATAGCTTGCAACTCTGGCTCAGGCCTTCTTCAACGCCTACATTATCACCTCACTCCACTGCTCCCTAACCTTAAAATCTCTGAG GTGAAGGAAGAGTTGCAATCTCTTGCAAAGGTTGCATGTCCTGTAGTAATGACTGGTCTTATGATGTACTCTAGATCTGCTGTGACCATGCTCTTCTTAGGTCGCCAAGGGAAAGTAGAGCTAGCAGGAGGCTCACTTGGACTTGGTTTCGCGAACATCACTGCCAATTCAATCCTCAAGGGACTCAACATGGGAATGGATCCCATTTGTTGCCAAGCTTATGGAGCCAAGAGATGGTCAGTTCTCAGCCAAACCTTTTACAGAACACTCTGTCTCCTCCTACTTGTTACCATCCCCATTTCACTCTTATGGCTGAACATGGAACCTATCCTTCTAATGCTAGGTCAAGACCCTCAAGTCACAAAAGTTGCCCAAGTTTACATGATCTTCTCTATCCCAGAGTTGCTAGCTCAAGCTCACCTCAATCCACTGAGGACTTTCTTGAGAACCCAAGGCATAACCACCCCAGTTACTATAACAGCATGTTGTGCAGCAATGTTGCACCTCCCCATCAACTATTTCTTTGCCACATACTTGAATTTAGGGGTGAAGGGAATTGCATTAGCCACTGGTTTAAACTCTATAAACATAATTCTAGGTTTGTTGCTTTATCTTTTTTTCTCAAAGAAACCAATAAAACCATGGCAGGGAGCTAGTTTTCTCTCATCAGCTTTCCATGGGTGGAGACCATTGCTGAGCCTAGCAATTCCTAGCTGCCTTTCTGTGTGCTTGGAGTGGTGGTGGTATGAGATCATGCTCTTTCTTTGTGGCACGTTAAGCAATCCACAAACCACAGTTGCTACCATGGGGATACTCATTCAAACACTTGGATTCTTGTATGCATTCCCATTTTCTCTTAGTGCAGCCTTGACAACAAGAATTGGTCACTCCTTAGGTGCAGGGCAACCCTCCAGAGCGCAAAGCACAGCCATACTTGGGTTTGTCATAGCATTTGCACTTTCCATCTTAgccttgattttgttgatttctCTGAGGAAGAGCTGGGCAAGACTTTTCACTGATGAGGCACAAGTTGTTGACATGGTTGCTACTATACTTCCAATTATGGGGCTGTGTGAAATTTTCAACTGGCCTCAAACAGCATCATGTGGGATTTTATCAGGGACAGCACGTCCTTACTTGGGTGCTAGAATAAACTTGTGTGCATTTTACCTAATTGGGTTGCCAGTTTCTGTTTTTGCTACCTTCATCTACAAATATGAATTGGTGGGGTTGTGGTTTGGAATGTTAGCAGCACAGTTTTCTTGTGTTTGTATGATGGTGTATGCATTGATTCAAACAGATTGGGGGCAGCAAACTAAGAGAGCAGTGGAGCTAGCTCAGAAAACAACAGAGCAGGAAAATGTAGATGATGAGGAAAGTGGGCTGCTTGATCCCTGA